A section of the Macadamia integrifolia cultivar HAES 741 chromosome 9, SCU_Mint_v3, whole genome shotgun sequence genome encodes:
- the LOC122088372 gene encoding proline dehydrogenase 2, mitochondrial-like produces MAIRVSPRLLRNPNLNQIRILNSSSPAASILASVSPDNETVIVNSLSSSSSSTSTISPRSLLNLEDDEKLFSSLSTLQLMRSSMNLHLAAFDPLVDLGIWVMKSRLLESWICKKVILKTVKHTFYEHFCAGENLEEASRTLQKLWDDGLRGILDYGLEDAVDNQSCDRNLVEFLKTVESIKLLPPSSVSFACVKITAICPIKLLERVSDLLRWELQDPSFHLPWKVDTLPILTTSSPLYHTLKRPEPLTPEEEKDLQLAHQRLNKLCEECLENNVPLLVDAEYTLVEPAIDYLTYSAAIKFNMDNNVMVFGTIQAYLKDAKERIVQATEAAEKRGIPIGFKLVRGAYMSSESAIASSLGVAPPIHRTIKDTHDCYNDCTAFMLEKVAKRSGAVVLATHNLDSGRAAAVKAQSLGIGRGNQKLQFAQLKGMSEALSFGLRNAGFQVSKYLPFGPVEKVMPYLLRRAEENRGLLSASTLDRRLMRKELERRFKTAIVGSDTDKMMTSISH; encoded by the exons ATGGCGATTCGAGTCTCTCCACGACTCCTCCgaaacccaaacctaaaccaGATCAGAATCTTGAATTCCTCTTCCCCTGCAGCTTCAATCCTTGCCTCTGTTTCGCCTGACAATGAAACAGTGATTGTGAATTctttatcttcatcatcatcatcaacatcaaccATATCTCCAAGATCGCTCTTGAATTTGGAAGATGATGAGAAGTTGTTTTCTTCGCTTTCGACCCTTCAGTTGATGAGATCGTCTATGAACCTTCACTTGGCTGCATTTGATCCTCTTGTTGATTTAGGGATATGGGTAATGAAATCTAGGCTTTTGGAGTCTTGGATTTGTAAGAAAGTTATATTGAAGACGGTAAAGCATACTTTTTATGAACATTTTTGTGCCGGCGAGAACTTGGAGGAAGCTAGTCGGACTCTTCAGAAGCTTTGGGATGATGGGTTAAGAGGAATTTTGGATTATGGGTTGGAAGATGCTGTTGATAATCAATCTTGTGATCGTAACTTGGTGGAGTTCCTTAAGACTGTTGAGTCTATCAAGTTGCTTCCACCTTCTTCG GTGAGCTTTGCTTGCGTGAAGATCACTGCAATTTGCCCTATAAAGCTACTTGAAAGAGTAAGTGATTTACTGAGATGGGAACTACAAGATCCTTCCTTTCATCTTCCATGGAAGGTTGATACACTGCCAATCCTCACCACTTCTAGCCCTCTCTATCATACACTCAAAAGACCGGAACCTCTTACAccagaagaggaaaaagatctCCAACTAGCACACCAAAGATTGAATAAGCTCTGTGAGGAATGCCTTGAGAACAATGTTCCATTACTCGTCGATGCAGAATACACATTGGTTGAACCTGCAATCGACTACTTAACTTACTCAGCTGCTATCAAGTTTAACATGGACAACAATGTGATGGTTTTTGGGACAATTCAAGCTTACTTGAAAGATGCAAAAGAAAGGATAGTTCAAGCAACAGAAGCTGCTGAGAAAAGGGGAATTCCAATTGGTTTCAAACTGGTGAGAGGAGCCTATATGTCTAGTGAGAGTGCAATAGCTTCTTCATTAGGTGTTGCTCCTCCAATTCATCGAACCATTAAGGACACACATGACTGCTACAATGATTGCACTGCATTTATGCTGGAGAAGGTTGCCAAGAGATCTGGGGCGGTCGTTCTCGCCACTCATAACCTTGATTCTG GTAGGGCAGCAGCAGTGAAGGCACAGTCCTTGGGGATTGGAAGAGGAAACCAGAAGTTGCAATTTGCTCAGTTGAAAGGAATGTCTGAAGCTTTGTCTTTTGGGTTAAGAAATGCAGGATTTCAAGTAAGCAAGTATTTGCCCTTTGGACCTGTAGAAAAGGTCATGCCTTACCTTCTCAGGAGAGCTGAAGAGAATAGAGGGCTCCTATCTGCTTCAACATTAGACAGACGGCTGATGAG GAAAGAGTTAGAGAGGAGATTCAAGACTGCAATTGTGGGAAGTGATACAGACAAAATGATGACTTCAATCAGCCATTAA
- the LOC122087945 gene encoding probable inactive ATP-dependent zinc metalloprotease FTSHI 3, chloroplastic, with the protein MALFSIIPACGGSGNQVSCFNQSTIFFSRNSFRTQLRKPNLSGTFKRLSASDFLSCSSSPSLSSFGHQCCYKSRSGLASNRIIRSVVNRNSGNEKIHLGKRDKYEKKMRFSLRLRSRLRLLSMRLKSVSSRASLNEFGTFLRKNLKGVTLSTSISVALGLCYLFLKLTAMPSPKIVPYSDLIMNLQSGSVSKVIFEEGSRRIFYNIKYQGPENTQMGPENAQMEHQPPSETTPSVTENDIVAGKDGTKIQTVIGNNVLRRFSRARSAPEWQYSTRKIDHDENFLLSLMRERGTTYSSVPQSVFVLMRSILITVLSLWIPLTPLMWLLYRQLSAANSPVKKRRPTNQTVGFEDVEGVDAAKLELMEIVLCLQGAINYSKLGAKLPRGVLLVGPPGTGKTLLARAVAGEAGVPFFAVSASEFVELFVGRGASRIRDIFNMARKCAPSIIFIDELDAVGGKRGRSFNDERDQTLNQLLTEMDGFESDMKVIVIAATNRPEALDPALCRPGRFSRKVFVGEPDEDGRRKILAVHLRGVPLEEDSDLICFLVASLTRGFVGADLANIVNEAALLAARRGGETVTREDIMEAVERAKFGINDRQPTRSTISKELGKLFPWMPSLQRRDDMRNDRLQVPLGYQTLI; encoded by the exons atggcTCTGTTTTCCATTATACCCGCTTGTGGTGGTTCTGGTAATCAGGTCTCATGTTTCAATCAATCAACAATTTTCTTCAGTAGAAACAGTTTCAGAACTCAATTGAGAAAACCCAACCTTTCTGGGACTTTTAAACGTCTTTCTGCTTCAGATTTTCTTTCCTGttctagttcaccatctttATCTTCATTCGGTCATCAGTGTTGCTATAAATCTCGATCTGGGTTGGCATCTAATAGAATAATCAGGTCTGTGGTCAATAGAAACAGTGGAAACGAGAAAATTCATTTGGGCAAAAGAGATAAGTATGAGAAGAAAATGCGTTTCTCGTTGAGATTGCGCTCAAGATTACGTTTGCTATCAATGAGACTGAAAAGTGTTTCATCCCGGGCATCGCTAAATGAATTTGGGACTTTCTTGCGTAAAAACTTGAAGGGGGTAACCCTCTCCACTTCTATTTCTGTAGCCTTGGGTTTGTGCTACTTGTTTCTCAAATTAACTGCAATgccatcaccaaagattgttcCATACTCGGACTTGATAATGAATCTTCAGAGTGGGTCTGTATCAAAAGTAATCTTTGAAGAGGGGTCTCGCCGTATATTCTACAACATCAAATATCAGGGTCCTGAGAACACTCAGATGGGTCCTGAGAATGCTCAGATGGAACATCAACCACCTTCAGAAACTACTCCGAGTGTTACTGAGAATGATATTGTGGCTGGGAAAGATGGAACTAAAATTCAAACAGTGATAGGTAACAATGTGTTGAGAAGATTTTCAAGAGCCCGATCTGCTCCAGAGTGGCAATACTCCACTAGAAAGATAGATCATGATGAGAATTTTCTTCTAAGCTTGATGAGAGAAAGGGGAACTACTTATAGCTCAGTTCCTCAATCAGTGTTTGTGTTAATGCGAAGCATTTTAATAACTGTGCTTTCTCTGTGGATCCCTTTAACTCCTTTAATGTGGTTGCTGTACCGTCAACTTTCTGCTGCCAATAGTCCTGTGAAAAAGCGGAGGCCCACCAATCAGACAGTCGGCTTTGAAGATGTGGAGGGTGTTGATGCTGCTAAACTGGAACTTATGGAG ATAGTGTTGTGTCTGCAAGGGGCTATCAACTACAGCAAATTGGGAGCAAAGTTACCCAGAGGTGTCCTGCTTGTTGGTCCACCTGGAACAGGGAAAACATTACTTGCTCGTGCGGTGGCTGGAGAAGCAGGGGTGCCATTTTTTGCGGTTTCTGCCAGTGAATTTGTAGAATTATTTGTTGGAAGAGGAGCATCACGCATTAGAGACATTTTTAACATGGCAAGAAAATGTGCACCATCAATAATATTTATTGATGAGCTCGATGCTGTGGGAGGAAAGCGTGGTCGTAGTTTTAACGACGAAAGGGACCAAACTCTAAACCAG ctATTGACAGAGATGGATGGATTTGAATCGGACATGAAAGTCATTGTTATTGCAGCAACTAATAGACCAGAAGCACTAGATCCGGCTCTCTGTCGTCCCGGTCGCTTCTCACGAAAAGTATTCGTAGGGGAACCAGATGAAGATGGGAGGAGAAAGATTCTGGCTGTACATTTGAGGGGAGTTCCTTTGGAGGAAGATTCAGATCTTATTTGCTTTTTGGTGGCATCTCTCACTCGGGGCTTTGTAGGTGCTGATCTAGCTAACATTGTCAATGAAGCTGCTCTGCTTGCTGCTCGCAGAG GTGGAGAGACTGTAACCAGGGAAGATATCATGGAGGCTGTAGAACGAGCAAAGTTTGGGATAAATGATAGGCAGCCAACTCGTAGTACCATAAGCAAGGAACTTGGTAAACTGTTTCCATGGATGCCATCTCTGCAAAGAAGGGATGACATGAGAAATGACAGGTTGCAAGTGCCTCTGGGCTATCAAACACTCATTTGA